From the genome of Candidatus Gastranaerophilales bacterium, one region includes:
- a CDS encoding biotin transporter BioY, which yields MKIGYKKFIKTIKSIKIVETYPDFNIGTIAVILLCTMALVIATFTKINLYSLNLFSPFDSMQGENTSLISIFSYIPQVPVVLLIAVLLGPSYGMLSVCIYIILGFIGIPVFSSGGGPLYFLRPSFGFILGFLPAIFFVANILKNPNVRFKITKATIAGVLSIHILGIIYLVLLMFFKGEQLFLMLSWVWLLSGMQILYDFIFGFAAILAGRFLRTFLSFATDK from the coding sequence TTGAAAATAGGATATAAGAAATTTATCAAAACCATTAAAAGTATAAAAATCGTTGAAACTTATCCTGATTTCAATATAGGTACTATTGCCGTTATATTACTTTGCACAATGGCGCTTGTGATAGCTACATTTACAAAGATAAATTTGTATTCGCTAAACCTTTTCAGCCCGTTTGATTCAATGCAAGGCGAAAATACCTCGTTAATAAGCATTTTTTCTTATATCCCTCAAGTTCCTGTGGTATTATTGATTGCAGTGCTTTTGGGCCCGAGTTACGGAATGCTTTCCGTCTGCATATATATAATACTGGGGTTTATAGGTATTCCTGTATTTTCATCAGGCGGCGGTCCATTGTACTTTTTAAGACCGAGCTTCGGTTTTATATTGGGTTTTTTGCCCGCGATATTTTTTGTTGCCAATATATTAAAAAATCCCAATGTAAGGTTTAAAATTACCAAGGCTACAATTGCAGGTGTTCTTTCTATCCACATATTAGGTATAATTTATTTGGTTTTACTGATGTTTTTTAAAGGCGAGCAATTGTTTTTAATGCTAAGCTGGGTATGGCTTCTGAGCGGAATGCAAATTCTGTATGACTTTATATTCGGTTTTGCAGCCATACTTGCAGGCAGGTTTTTAAGAACATTTTTATCTTTTGCAACCGATAAATAG
- the rimI gene encoding ribosomal protein S18-alanine N-acetyltransferase produces MKVSFRNMQEDDIPSIMEIETVSFGKYHWSEKSFITEINNNLAHYYIGINEDNKLVSYCGFWDILKEAHITTFAVHPDLRKQKIAQQMLVYMIKKAYDMEIKWFTLEVRESNIAAINLYKKFGFDCIGEREKYYQDNNENALIMWTENIFSDKFKNNFKAIEQSIEALN; encoded by the coding sequence ATGAAAGTATCGTTTAGGAATATGCAGGAAGATGATATACCTTCTATTATGGAGATAGAGACGGTATCTTTCGGCAAATACCATTGGAGCGAAAAGTCTTTTATAACAGAAATAAACAACAACCTTGCACATTATTATATAGGAATAAACGAGGATAATAAGCTTGTTTCTTACTGCGGTTTTTGGGATATATTAAAAGAGGCGCATATAACAACTTTTGCGGTTCATCCTGATTTAAGAAAACAAAAAATAGCACAACAAATGCTTGTTTATATGATTAAAAAAGCCTATGATATGGAAATAAAATGGTTTACACTTGAGGTAAGGGAATCAAATATTGCGGCAATAAATTTATATAAAAAATTCGGTTTTGACTGCATTGGCGAGCGTGAAAAATATTATCAGGATAATAATGAGAATGCCCTTATTATGTGGACAGAGAATATATTTTCTGATAAATTTAAAAATAATTTTAAGGCAATAGAACAATCCATTGAGGCATTAAATTGA
- a CDS encoding DUF5681 domain-containing protein: MKRQPPLEYRFKKGQSGNPKGRPKKVDKEKEFFEVAMAVMQITYKSLNNDECAVKKMKSIKKLLK, from the coding sequence ATGAAAAGACAACCGCCACTGGAATATAGATTTAAAAAAGGTCAATCCGGCAATCCAAAAGGTCGACCGAAAAAAGTCGATAAAGAAAAAGAATTTTTCGAAGTTGCAATGGCTGTTATGCAAATCACTTATAAATCTCTGAACAATGATGAATGTGCTGTTAAAAAAATGAAAAGTATTAAAAAGCTATTAAAATAA